The following coding sequences lie in one Capnocytophaga stomatis genomic window:
- a CDS encoding RagB/SusD family nutrient uptake outer membrane protein gives MKNKIKHIAIGLSAVLTIVSCKNDDFLDKFPPDAFTEPSYFKTEQELSFFANRFYGSLPLSILQHRDVQSDNMVPNSPDDFLFGTYTVPSSGGGWDTGAWNGIRNCNFFLENYQKVPGTTKEKYAAEVRFFRALYYWEKVVRFGDVPLILKKVGDASPEIYGPREPHKKVMDEVLKDLDFAIEHLPEKANAEAGRLHKDAALALKSRIALWEGTFRKYHNLGDERVFLEAAVDASEKLMTKGYEIYSTGKPNEDYRNLFIQDNLAGNKEAIFHRHYLRAVETGRHEYSRSAKGSNNGCSKDFMEYYLFKDGKPISTTSYTYDDSTPSKEAENRDPRYAQTVATPGFVKTSSTPPVIVNLPEIGTPVTTTGYWFIKGMSSDPKQEEAYSSDTDMFIFRYAEVLLNYAEAKYELGTLSQADLDRTINKIRDRVAMPHLTMGVAADTNASDYGYDVAPILYEIRRERRVELVGEGFRFNDILRWKAGKLLNNPKTIKGMKLTDELKAEYNSPAVSQLPVDDQKYRIVYPAFPNGRTWDDKMYLYPIPTDELKLVGYEQNPGW, from the coding sequence ATGAAGAATAAAATTAAACATATCGCAATAGGATTATCGGCTGTGCTGACAATCGTTTCTTGTAAAAACGATGATTTTTTGGACAAGTTTCCTCCTGATGCGTTTACCGAGCCTTCCTATTTTAAAACAGAACAAGAATTGAGTTTTTTTGCTAACCGATTCTACGGAAGCTTGCCTTTGAGCATCTTACAACATAGAGATGTACAGTCGGATAATATGGTACCTAATAGTCCTGATGACTTTTTATTTGGGACATACACAGTTCCCTCATCAGGAGGAGGTTGGGACACAGGTGCTTGGAATGGCATACGAAATTGTAATTTCTTTTTAGAAAATTACCAAAAAGTTCCAGGGACAACCAAAGAAAAATATGCGGCAGAGGTTCGTTTTTTCAGGGCGTTATACTATTGGGAAAAAGTAGTTCGCTTTGGTGATGTGCCGTTAATACTCAAAAAAGTAGGTGATGCCTCACCTGAAATATATGGTCCAAGAGAACCTCACAAAAAAGTGATGGACGAAGTTTTGAAAGACCTTGATTTTGCTATTGAGCATCTGCCCGAAAAGGCAAATGCAGAGGCAGGAAGGTTACACAAAGATGCTGCCCTTGCTCTCAAATCAAGAATTGCACTTTGGGAAGGTACTTTCCGTAAGTATCACAATTTAGGTGATGAGCGTGTATTTTTGGAAGCAGCCGTTGATGCCAGTGAAAAACTGATGACAAAAGGATATGAAATCTATTCCACAGGAAAGCCAAATGAGGATTATCGCAATTTATTCATTCAGGATAATTTGGCAGGCAATAAAGAAGCTATATTCCACAGACATTATCTGCGTGCTGTTGAAACTGGAAGACACGAATATAGCCGTTCAGCCAAAGGCTCTAACAACGGATGTAGCAAGGATTTTATGGAGTACTACCTCTTTAAAGATGGAAAACCAATTAGTACTACCTCTTATACCTATGACGACAGCACCCCAAGCAAAGAAGCTGAAAACAGAGATCCACGCTATGCACAAACCGTAGCCACACCAGGGTTCGTAAAAACGAGTTCTACCCCGCCAGTGATTGTAAATCTCCCAGAAATAGGCACACCAGTAACTACCACAGGGTATTGGTTTATCAAAGGAATGTCAAGCGATCCAAAACAGGAAGAGGCGTACAGTAGTGATACGGATATGTTCATCTTTCGATATGCGGAAGTATTGTTAAACTACGCCGAAGCCAAGTACGAATTGGGTACATTGTCACAAGCTGATTTGGATAGAACTATCAACAAAATCAGAGACCGAGTGGCTATGCCACACCTGACAATGGGAGTAGCAGCAGACACTAATGCCAGTGATTATGGGTATGACGTAGCTCCCATTCTTTACGAAATACGCAGAGAGCGTCGTGTAGAGCTTGTAGGAGAAGGTTTCCGATTTAATGACATCTTACGTTGGAAGGCTGGAAAACTGCTTAACAATCCGAAAACTATAAAAGGAATGAAATTAACAGATGAGTTGAAAGCGGAGTATAATAGCCCTGCCGTTAGTCAACTTCCTGTTGACGACCAAAAATATCGGATTGTTTATCCAGCATTTCCTAACGGACGCACTTGGGACGACAAAATGTACCTATACCCCATACCAACAGATGAGTTAAAATTGGTTGGGTACGAGCAGAACCCAGGTTGGTAA